One Leucobacter muris DNA segment encodes these proteins:
- a CDS encoding amino acid ABC transporter ATP-binding protein has translation MSELLVDARGVRKSFGENEVLRGVDFEVRPGEVSCIIGPSGSGKSTFLRTINALETIDSGSLVVRGEQVGYELRGGKYHEWSDPQLAKFRSGIGMVFQRFNLYGHFDAIENVAASLIHVKRMSRADAHARAEQELTGVGLADHMHKKPHQLSGGQQQRVAIARALAMDPELILFDEPTSALDPELVDEVLETMRQLADGGMTMIVVTHEIGFAREVGDTLSFFDEGRVLEHGTPESVLSGSDSQRIRGFLDLVR, from the coding sequence ATGAGCGAGCTGTTGGTGGATGCGCGCGGAGTGCGCAAGTCGTTCGGCGAGAACGAGGTGCTGCGGGGCGTCGACTTCGAGGTGCGGCCCGGCGAGGTCAGCTGCATCATCGGACCCTCGGGATCCGGTAAATCGACCTTCCTGCGCACGATCAACGCGCTGGAGACGATCGACTCCGGCAGCCTCGTGGTGCGGGGCGAGCAAGTCGGCTACGAGCTGCGCGGCGGCAAGTACCACGAGTGGTCCGACCCGCAGCTGGCGAAGTTCCGGTCCGGGATCGGCATGGTGTTCCAGCGCTTCAACCTGTACGGCCACTTCGACGCGATCGAGAACGTGGCCGCGAGCCTGATCCACGTGAAGCGGATGTCGAGGGCCGACGCCCACGCGCGCGCCGAGCAGGAGCTCACCGGCGTGGGGCTCGCGGATCACATGCACAAGAAGCCGCACCAGCTCTCGGGCGGACAGCAGCAGCGCGTCGCCATCGCCCGCGCGCTGGCGATGGACCCCGAGCTCATCCTCTTCGACGAGCCGACGAGCGCGCTCGACCCCGAGCTCGTCGACGAGGTGCTCGAGACCATGCGACAGCTCGCCGACGGCGGCATGACGATGATCGTGGTCACGCACGAGATCGGCTTCGCCCGGGAGGTGGGCGACACGCTCAGCTTCTTCGACGAGGGCAGGGTGCTCGAGCACGGCACCCCCGAGAGCGTGCTCTCCGGCAGCGACTCGCAGCGGATCCGGGGCTTCCTGGATCTGGTCCGATGA
- a CDS encoding amino acid ABC transporter permease, whose amino-acid sequence MSGTRKEPFLGPGGAAVEIAPRLHVSRWVVGAVAVAAVLWAMSIVVFNENIRWNRVWEYLFSPRILEGVVVTIWVSIAATILGLVLGVVLAVMKLSKNPVLRWIAEGYIWFFRGTPVLVQLIFWFNLAFLLPYITLQVPFTQIGMRWDTNQLISGSVAALLGLGLNLAAYFAETVRAGIQAVDRGQREAALAGGMTQRQTMRLIVLPQALRIIIPPTGNEFISMLKTTSLIVVVAGNDLMTNASRIYKQNNLIIELLIVASLWYMLMTAIATYLQSLLEKRFGEDRVRLVRGPGFSQQLIRAATGAITLPRGKKAEKEAAR is encoded by the coding sequence ATGAGCGGCACTCGAAAAGAACCCTTCCTGGGGCCGGGCGGCGCGGCCGTCGAGATCGCCCCCAGGCTGCACGTGAGCCGATGGGTGGTGGGGGCCGTCGCGGTCGCCGCCGTGCTCTGGGCCATGTCCATCGTCGTGTTCAACGAGAACATCCGGTGGAACCGCGTGTGGGAGTACCTCTTCTCCCCGAGGATCCTCGAGGGCGTGGTTGTCACCATCTGGGTGAGCATCGCGGCCACGATCCTCGGCCTCGTGCTCGGTGTGGTGCTCGCGGTGATGAAGCTGTCGAAGAACCCGGTGCTGCGGTGGATCGCGGAGGGCTACATCTGGTTCTTCCGCGGCACCCCGGTGCTCGTGCAGCTCATCTTCTGGTTCAACCTGGCGTTCCTGCTGCCCTACATCACCCTGCAGGTGCCGTTCACCCAGATCGGCATGCGCTGGGACACGAACCAGCTCATCAGCGGGTCGGTGGCGGCGCTGCTCGGCCTCGGTCTCAACCTCGCGGCATACTTCGCCGAGACGGTGCGCGCCGGCATCCAGGCCGTCGACCGCGGCCAGCGCGAGGCCGCGCTCGCGGGCGGCATGACGCAGCGCCAGACCATGCGGCTCATCGTGCTGCCGCAGGCGCTGCGCATCATCATCCCGCCGACGGGCAACGAGTTCATCTCGATGCTCAAGACCACCTCGCTGATCGTGGTCGTCGCGGGCAACGACCTCATGACCAACGCGAGCCGCATCTACAAGCAGAACAACCTCATCATCGAGCTGCTCATCGTGGCGAGCCTCTGGTACATGCTCATGACAGCGATCGCCACCTACCTGCAGTCGCTGCTCGAGAAGCGCTTCGGCGAGGATCGGGTGCGGCTCGTGCGCGGGCCGGGGTTCAGCCAGCAGCTGATCCGCGCGGCCACGGGAGCGATCACCCTGCCCAGGGGCAAGAAGGCGGAGAAGGAGGCGGCGCGATGA